The following coding sequences are from one Peromyscus eremicus chromosome X, PerEre_H2_v1, whole genome shotgun sequence window:
- the Med12 gene encoding mediator of RNA polymerase II transcription subunit 12 isoform X3 — MAAFGILSYEHRPLKRLRLGPPDVYPQDPKQKEDELTALNVKQGFNNQPAVSGDEHGSAKNVNFNPAKISSNFSSIIAEKLRCNTLSDTGRRKSLMNQKDNFWLVTARSQSAINTWFTDLAGTKPLTHLAKKVPIFSKKEEVFGYLAKYTVPVMRAAWLIKMTCAYYAAMSETKVKKKNTADPFTEWTQIITKYLWEQLQKMAEYYRPGPAGGGGCGSTIGPLPHDVEVAIRQWDYNEKLAMFMFQDGMLDRHEFLTWVLECFEKIRPGEDELLKLLLPLLLRYSGEFVQSAYLSRRLAYFCTRRLALQLDGVSGHSSHVMSAQSTSSLPTTPAPQPPSSSTPSTPFSDLLMCPQHRPLVFGLSCILQTILLCCPSALVWHYSLTDSRIKTGSPLDHLPIAPSNLPMPEGNSAFTQQVRAKLREIEQQIKERGQAVEVRWSFDKCQEATAGFTIGRVLHTLEVLDSHSFERSDFSNSLDSLCNRIFGLGPSKDGHEISSDDDAVVSLLCEWAVSCKRSGRHRAMVVAKLLEKRQAEIEAERCGESEAADEKGSVASGSLSAPSAPIFQDVLLQFLDTQAPVLTDPRSESERVEFFNLVLLFCELIRHDVFSHNMYTCTLISRGDLAFGTPGPRPPSPFDDPADDPERKEAEGSSSSKLEDPGLSESMDIDPSSSVLFEDMEKPDFSLFSPTMPCEGKGSPSPEKPDVEKEVKPPPKEKIEGTLGILYDQPRHVQYATHFPIPQEESCSHECNQRLVVLFGVGKQRDDARHAIKKITKDILKVLNRKGTAETDQLAPIVPLNPGDLTFLGGEDGQKRRRNRPEAFPTAEDIFAKFQHLSHYDQHQVTAQVSRNVLEQITSFALGMSYHLPLVQHVQFIFDLMEYSLSISGLIDFAIQLLNELSVVEAELLLKSSDLVGSYTTSLCLCIVAVLRHYHACLILNQDQMAQVFEGLCGVVKHGMNRSDGSSAERCILAYLYDLYTSCSHLKSKFGELFSDFCSKVKNTIYCNVEPSESNMRWAPEFMIDTLENPAAHTFTYTGLGKSLSENPANRYSFVCNALMHVCVGHHDPDRVNDIAILCAELTGYCKSLSAEWLGVLKALCCSSNNGTCGFNDLLCNVDVSDLSFHDSLATFVAILIARQCLLLEDLIRCAAIPSLLNAACSEQDSEPGARLTCRILLHLFKTPQLNPCQSDGNKPTVGIRSSCDRHLLAASQNRIVDGAVFAVLKAVFVLGDAELKGSGFTVTGGTEELPEEEGGGGSGGRRQGGRNISVETASLDVYAKYVLRSICQQEWVGERCLKSLCEDSNDLQDPVLSSAQAQRLMQLICYPHRLLDNEDGENPQRQRIKRILKNLDQWTMRQSSLELQLMIKQTPNNEMNSLLENIAKATIEVFQQSAETGSSSGSAASNMPSSSKTKPVLSSLERSGVWLVAPLIAKLPTSVQGHVLKAAGEELEKGQHLGSSSRKERDRQKQKSMSLLSQQPFLSLVLTCLKGQDEQREGLLASLHSQVHQIVINWRENQYLDDCKPKQLMHEALKLRLNLVGGMFDTVQRSTQQTTEWAQLLLEIIISGTVDMQSNNELFTTVLDMLSVLINGTLAADMSSISQGSMEENKRAYMNLVKKLQKDLGERQSDSLEKVHQLLPLPKQNRDVITCEPQGSLIDTKGNKIAGFDSIFKKEGLQVSTKQKISPWDLFEGLKPSTAPLSWAWFGTVRVDRRVARGEEQQRLLLYHTHLRPRPRAYYLEPLPLPPEDEEPPAPALLEPEKKAPEPPKTDKPGAAPPSTEERKKKSTKGKKRSQPATKTEDYGIGPGRSGPYGVTVPPDLLHHANPGSISHLNYRQNSLGLYTQNQPLPAGGPRVDPYRPVRLPMQKLPTRPAYPGVLPTTMTTVMGLEPSSYKTPVYRQQQPTVPQGQRLRQQLQAKIQSQGMLGQSSVHQMTPSSSYGLQTSQGYTSYVSHVGLQQHTGPADPTRHLQQRPSGYVHQQAPTYGHGLPSTQRFSHQTLQQTPMMGTMTPLSAQGVQAGVRSTSILPEQQQQQQQQQQQQQQQQQQQQQQQQQQQQQQQQQQQQYHIRQQQQQQILRQQQQQQQQQQQQQPQQQPQQQPQPQQPPQPQQPQQPHQQQPQPQQQQPQAAPPQPQPQSQPQFQRQGLQQTQQQQQTAALVRQLQQQLSNTQPQPSTNIFGRY; from the exons ATGGCGGCTTTCGGGATCTTGAGCTACGAGCACCGACCCCTGAAGCGGCTACGGCTGGGGCCTCCCGATGTGTACCCTCAAGATCCCAAACAGAAGGAG GATGAACTGACGGCTTTGAATGTAAAACAAGGTTTCAATAACCAGCCTGCTGTCTCTGGGGATGAACATGGCAGTGCCAAGAACGTCAACTTCAATCCTGCCAAG ATCAGCTCCAACTTCAGCAGCATTATTGCCGAGAAGTTACGCTGCAATACTCTCTCTGATACTGGTCGCAGAAAGTCCCTAATGAACCAGAAGGACAACTTCTGGCTGGTGACTGCCCGTTCTCAGAGTGCTATTAATACCTGGTTCACTGACCTGGCTGGCACCAAACCACTCACACACCTAGCCAAAAAG GTCCCCATTTTCAGTAAGAAGGAAGAAGTGTTTGGGTACTTAGCCAAATACACAGTGCCTGTGATGCGGGCTGCTTGGCTCATTAAGATGACCTGTGCCTACTACGCAGCAATGTCTGAGACGAAGGTTAAGAAGAAAAATACTGCTGACCCCTTCACCG AATGGACTCAGATCATCACAAAGTACCTATGGGAACAGCTACAGAAGATGGCTGAATATTATCGGCCAGGGCCTGCAGGAGGTGGAGGCTGTGGTTCTACCATAGGACCCTTGCCCCATGATGTAGAGGTGGCAATCAGGCAGTGGGACTACAATGAGAAGCTCGCCATGTTCATGTTTCAG GATGGAATGCTGGACAGACATGAGTTCCTGACTTGGGTGCTTGAGTGTTTCGAGAAAATACGCCCTGGAGAGGATGAATTGCTTAAATTGCTGCTTCCTCTACTGCTTCGA TACTCAGGGGAATTTGTGCAGTCGGCCTATCTGTCCCGCCGCCTTGCCTACTTCTGTACCCGAAGACTGGCTCTGCAGCTGGATGGCGTGAGCGGCCACTCGTCCCATGTTATGTCTGCTCAGTCGACAAGCTCTCTGCCCACTACCCCTGCGCCTCAACCCCCAAGTAGCAGTACACCCTCGACTCCCTTTAGTGACCTGCTTATGTGCCCTCAGCACCGGCCCCTGGTTTTTGGCCTCAGCTGTATCCTTCAG ACCATCCTTCTGTGTTGTCCTAGTGCCCTAGTTTGGCACTACTCATTGACTGATAGCCGAATTAAGACTGGCTCACCACTTGACCACCTGCCTATTGCTCCTTCCAACTTGCCCATGCCAGAGGGTAACAGTGCCTTCACTCAGCAG gtcCGTGCAAAATTGCGAGAGATTGAACAGCAGATCAAGGAGCGGGGACAAGCAGTTGAGGTGCGCTGGTCTTTTGACAAGTGCCAGGAAGCTACTGCAG GTTTTACCATTGGACGGGTGCTCCATACTTTAGAAGTGCTGGACAGCCATAGTTTTGAGCGCTCTGACTTTAGTAATTCTCTTGACTCCCTTTGTAATCGAATCTTTGGATTGGGGCCTAGTAAGGATGGTCATGAG ATTTCTTCAGATGATGATGCTGTGGTATCATTATTATGTGAATGGGCTGTTAGCTGCAAGCGATCTGGTCGGCATCGTGCTATGGTAGTAGCCAAGCTCCTGGAGAAGAGACAAGCCGAAATTGAGGCTGAG CGTTGTGGAGAATCCGAAGCAGCTGATGAGAAGGGGTCCGTCGCCTCTGGTTCCCTTTCCGCTCCTAGTGCACCTATTTTCCAGGATGTCCTCCTGCAGTTTCTGGATACACAGGCTCCCGTGCTGA CTGATCCCCGAAGTGAGAGTGAGCGAGTGGAATTCTTTAACTTAGTACTGCTGTTCTGTGAACTGATCCGACACGATGTTTTCTCCCATAATATGTACACTTGCACTCTCATCTCTCGGGGGGATCTTGCATTTGGAACCCCTGGTCCTCGGCCTCCCTCCCCCTTTGATGATCCTGCAGATGACCCAGAGCGCAAGGAGGCTGAAGGCAGCAGCAGTAGCAAGCTAGAG GATCCAGGGCTCTCTGAATCTATGGACATCGACCCTAGTTCCAGTGTGCTCTTTGAAGACATGGAGAAACCCGATTTCTCA CTATTCTCCCCTACTATGCCTTGTGAGGGGAAGGGAAGCCCATCCCCTGAGAAACCAGATGTCGAAAAGGAAGTGAAACCCCCACCCAAAGAGAAGATCGAGGGGACACTTGGGATTCTTTATGACCAGCCACGACATGTGCAGTATGCCACACACTTTCCAATCCCACAG GAGGAGTCGTGCAGTCATGAGTGCAATCAGCGGTTGGTCGTACTGTTTGGGGTGGGGAAGCAGCGAGATGATGCCCGCCATGCCATCAAGAAGATTACCAAGGATATCCTGAAGGTTCTGAACCGCAAGGGGACAGCAGAAACTG ACCAGCTTGCTCCTATTGTGCCTCTGAATCCTGGAGACCTGACATTCTTAG GTGGGGAAGATGGGCAGAAGCGGCGCCGCAACCGGCCGGAAGCCTTCCCCACTGCTGAAGATATTTTTGCTAAGTTCCAGCACCTTTCTCATTATGACCAACACCAGGTCACGGCTCAG GTCTCCCGGAATGTTCTGGAGCAGATCACGAGCTTTGCCCTTGGCATGTCATACCACTTGCCTCTGGTGCAGCATGTGCAGTTCATCTTCGACCTCATGGAATATTCACTGAGCATCAGTGGCCTCATCGACTTTGCCATTCAG CTGCTGAATGAGCTGAGTGTGGTTGAGGCCGAGCTCCTTCTCAAATCATCTGATCTGGTGGGCAGCTACACAACCAGCTTATGCTTATGTATCGTGGCTGTCCTTCGACACTATCACGCCTGTCTCATCCTCAACCAGGACCAGATGGCACAAGTGTTTGAGGG gctcTGTGGCGTAGTGAAGCATGGAATGAACCGTTCAGATGGCTCCTCTGCAGAGCGCTGTATCCTTGCTTATCTCTATGATCTGTATACTTCCTGTAGCCATTTAAAGAGCAAATTTGGGGAGCTCTTCAG TGACTTTTGCTCAAAAGTGAAAAACACCATCTACTGCAACGTGGAGCCATCAGAATCCAATATGCGCTGGGCACCGGAGTTCATGATTGACACTCTGGAGAACCCTGCTGCTCACACTTTCACCTACACGGGGCTAGGCAAGAGTCTTAGTGAGAACCCTGCTAACCGCTACAGCTTTGTCTGCAATGCTCTTATGCACGTCTGTGTGGGGCATCATGATCCTGATAG GGTAAATGACATCGCAATCCTGTGTGCGGAGCTGACCGGCTATTGCAAGTCACTGAGTGCGGAGTGGTTAGGAGTACTTAAGGCCTTGTGCTGCTCCTCTAACAATGGCACTTGTGGTTTCAACGATCTCCTGTGCAATGTAGAC GTCAGTGACTTGTCTTTTCATGATTCCCTGGCTACTTTTGTTGCCATCCTCATTGCCCGACAGTGTTTGCTCCTGGAAGACCTGATTCGCTGCGccgccatcccttccctcctcaaTGCCG CTTGTAGCGAGCAGGATTCTGAGCCAGGGGCCCGGCTTACGTGCCGCATCCTCCTCCACCTGTTCAAGACACCACAACTCAATCcttgccaatctgatggaa ACAAACCTACCGTTGGAATCCGGTCCTCCTGTGACCGCCACCTGCTGGCTGCCTCCCAGAACCGCATCGTGGATGGAGCTGTGTTTGCTGTTCTCAAGGCTGTGTTTGTACTCG GGGATGCGGAGCTGAAAGGGTCAGGCTTCACTGTGACGGGAGGAACAGAAGAACTcccagaagaggagggaggaggtggtagtggtggtcGGAGGCAGGGTGGCCGCAACATCTCTGTGGAGACAGCAAGTCTGGATGTCTATGCCAAGTACGTGCTGCGAAGCATCTGCCAACAG GAATGGGTAGGAGAACGTTGCCTTAAGTCACTGTGTGAGGATAGCAATGATCTACAAGACCCTGTGTTGAGTAGTGCCCAGGCCCAGCGCCTCATGCAGCTCATCTGCTACCCACATCGCCTGCTGGACAATGAAGATGGAGAAAACCCCCAGCGGCAGCGCATTAAGCGTATTCTCAAG AACTTGGACCAATGGACCATGCGCCAGTCGTCCTTGGAGCTACAGCTGATGATCAAGCAGACCCCCAACAAT GAGATGAACTCCCTCTTGGAGAACATTGCCAAAGCCACAATTGAGGTTTTCCAACAGTCAGCAGAGACAGGGTCATCTTCTGGAAGTGCAGCAAGCAACATGCCCAGCAGCAGCAAGACCAAACCTGTGCTCAG CTCTCTAGAGCGTTCTGGGGTGTGGCTGGTAGCTCCTCTCATTGCCAAACTGCCCACCTCAGTCCAGGGCCACGTATTAAAAGCTGCTGGGGAGGAATTGGAGAAGGGTCAGCATCTGGGTTCCTCTTCGCGAAAAGAACGAGATCGACAAAAACAGAAGAG CATGTCCCTGTTGAGCCAGCAGCCTTTCTTGTCACTGGTGCTGACATGTCTGAAAGGACAGGATGAGCAGCGTGAGGGACTCCTGGCCTCCCTCCACAGCCAGGTGCACCAG ATTGTGATTAACTGGCGAGAAAACCAGTACTTGGACGATTGCAAACCAAAGCAGCTAATGCATGAGGCACTCAAACTGCGCCTCAACCTG GTGGGGGGCATGTTTGACACAGTGCAGCGTAGTACTCAGCAGACTACAGAGTGGGCCCAGCTCCTCCTGGAGATCATCATCAGTGGCACTGTGGACATGCAGAGTAACAA TGAGCTTTTCACTACTGTGTTGGACATGCTGAGTGTGCTTATCAATGGAACGTTGGCTGCAGACATGTCTAGCATCTCGCAGGGCAGCATGGAGGAAAACAAACGTGCCTATATGAACTTGGTGAAGAAGCTTCAG AAGGACTTGGGAGAGCGCCAGTCTGACAGTCTGGAGAAGGTTCACCAACTGTTGCCACTCCCCAAGCAGAACCGAGACGTCATTACCTGTGAGCCACAGGGCTCCCTTATCGACACCAAGGGCAACAAGATTGCTGGCTTCGATTCCATCTTCAAGAAGGAG GGTCTACAGGTTTCCACCAAACAAAAGATCTCTCCCTGGGATCTTTTTGAGGGCTTGAAGCCGTCCACAGCACCACTGTCCTGGGCCTGGTTTGGCACAGTCCGAGTGGACCGCCGAGTGGCCCGAGGGGAGGAACAGCAACGGCTGCTCCTCTACCACACACACCTGCGGCCTCGGCCCAGAGCCTACTACCTGGAACCACTACCGCTGCCCCCGGAAGACGAGGAGCCACCAGCCCCTGCCCTACTGGAGCCTGAGAAAAAGGCTCCTGAGCCCCCCAAGACTGACAAACCGGGGGCTGCTCCTCCCAGCACCGAGGAGCGCAAGAAGAAGTCCACCAAGGGCAAAAAgcgcagccagccagccaccaagaCTGAG GACTATGGCATAGGCCCAGGTCGGAGCGGTCCCTATGGTGTGACGGTACCTCCAGACCTTCTGCACCATGCGAATCCTGGTTCCATATCCCACCTTAACTATAGGCAGAACTCCCTAGGCCTGTATACCCAGAATCAACCACTCCCTGCTG GTGGCCCTCGTGTGGACCCATACCGCCCTGTGCGATTACCAATGCAGAAGCTGCCAACTCGACCAGCTTACCCTGGTGTGCTGCCCACAACTATGACTACTGTCATGGGCCTGGAGCCCTCATCTTATAAGACCCCGGTGTACCGGCAGCAGCAGCCCACAGTGCCCCAGGGACAGCGCCTTCGCCAACAGCTCCAGGCAAAGATA CAGAGTCAGGGGATGTTGGGACAGTCATCTGTCCATCAGATGACCCCTAGTTCTTCCTATGGTTTGCAGACTTCCCAG GGCTATACTTCTTATGTTTCTCATGTGGGATTGCAGCAACACACAGGCCCTGCAG ATCCTACCCGCCACCTGCAACAGCGGCCCAGTGGCTATGTGCATCAGCAGGCCCCAACCTATGGGCACGGACTGCCTTCCACTCAAAG GTTTTCACATCAGACATTGCAGCAGACACCCATGATGGGTACTATGACTCCATTGAGTGCCCAGGGTGTCCAGGCAGGCGTCCGTTCAACTTCCATCCTGCctgagcagcagcaacagcagcagcagcaacagcagcaacagcagcagcagcagcagcagcagcagcaacaacagcagcagcagcagcagcaacaacagcagcagcagcagcaataccACAttcggcagcagcagcagcagcagatccTACGG